The following nucleotide sequence is from Alkalihalobacillus sp. LMS39.
CTTTTCATTCGATGTTAAAATATAAATCGACCATGTTGCAAGCTCTTCTTTAAACAGCTCACCCATCTTTTTATACATTTGTTCAACTTCTTCTCTTTCTCCTAGTCGTTCACCATAAGGAGGGTTTCCAACTAAAACCCCATATTCTTGCTTTGTACGTAGGTCAGTAACTTGCATTTGTTTAAATGTAAGTAAATCCCCAAAACCTGCTTCAGTTGCATTGTTTTTCGCAAGCTCAATCATACGATGATCAATGTCAGTACCAAAAATTGATATGGGCTGGTCATAGTTTGCGACATCCTCAATTTCTTCACGAGCTTTATCCCATTTCGCTTTCCCGATAAATCCCCATTGTTCTGATACGAAATCTCGGTTAAAGCCAGGAGCGATGTTTTGTCCAATCATGGCAGCTTCAATAGGGATTGTTCCAGAACCACAAAACGGATCAATAAATGGCTTGTCCGCATTCCAATTTGTCAGCATTATTAAAGCTGCGGCCAACGTTTCTTTCAGTGGAGCTTCATTATGTAAATACCGATATCCGCGTTTATGTAAGCCCGTTCCACTCGTATCAATCGTTAACGTTGCAACATCTTTATGAAGAGCCACTTCAATTCGATATAGAGGACCATCTTCACTAAACCAATTTGTTTTATATTTCTTTTTCAAGCTTTCCACTACTGCTTTTT
It contains:
- a CDS encoding class I SAM-dependent RNA methyltransferase, with product MAVTLIATATMGLEALVAREVKDLGYENVKVENGRVEFTADESAICRSNLWLRTADRVKLKVAEFKAFSFDELFEKTKALPWADFIPENAEFPVIGRSVKSKLFSVSDCQAIVKKAVVESLKKKYKTNWFSEDGPLYRIEVALHKDVATLTIDTSGTGLHKRGYRYLHNEAPLKETLAAALIMLTNWNADKPFIDPFCGSGTIPIEAAMIGQNIAPGFNRDFVSEQWGFIGKAKWDKAREEIEDVANYDQPISIFGTDIDHRMIELAKNNATEAGFGDLLTFKQMQVTDLRTKQEYGVLVGNPPYGERLGEREEVEQMYKKMGELFKEELATWSIYILTSNEKFESLYGKPASKRRKLYNGNLKTDYYQFFGPRPPKNAE